A stretch of the Panicum virgatum strain AP13 chromosome 9N, P.virgatum_v5, whole genome shotgun sequence genome encodes the following:
- the LOC120693405 gene encoding uncharacterized protein LOC120693405 isoform X2, producing MEVASLQHLGDSFSCGWLKRGAPAPSFESLVGADLGNSFGSSRSFIDMDPAELFSMRWTTKTTATESDFEFGLPGGGGGGGSSDPPSPVLISASQVIRNGRLLPSEPAVADLPNSAPRSPSPSSPLYRSAQSTPASSGRSGVAGSKNAAARPPPLFAAGRRGRASSSSWKILVQYLRFLMPLHRKVRALRRFSAPRPRVAPASPARASTSPSSMEWCHGNADTAVRDAILYCKKSSGQDA from the exons ATGGAGGTCGCCTCGCTGCAGCACCTCGGCGACAGCTTTTCCTGCGGGTGGCTCaagcgcggcgcgccggcgccgtcgttcGAGAGCCTCGTTGGCGCCGACCTCGGCAATTCCTTCGGCAGCTCCAGGTCCTTCATCGACATGGACCCCGCCGAGCTCTTCTCCATGCGGTGGACCACGAAGACCACGGCGACGGAGAGCGACTTCGAGTTCGGcttgcccggcggcggcggcggcggcgggagcagtgACCCGCCGTCCCCGGTGCTGATCAGCGCCAGCCAGGTCATCCGCaacggccgcctcctccccagCGAGCCCGCGGTCGCTGACCTTCCCAACAGCGCGCCGCGGTCGCCGTCGCCCTCGTCGCCGCTGTACCGCTCGGCCCAGAGCACGCCGGCCTccagcgggcggagcggcgtcgccggcagcaagaacgccgccgccaggccgccCCCGCTCTTCGCCGCCGGGAGGCGCGGgcgggcgtcgtcgtcgtcgtggaaGATACTGGTGCAGTACCTCCGGTTCCTCATGCCGCTGCACCGGAAGGTCAGGGCGCTGCGGCGGTTCTCGGCGCCGAGGCCCAGGgtcgcgccggcgagccccgcgcgcGCGTCCACGTCCCCGTCGAGCATGGAGTGGTGCCACGGCAATGCCGACACGGCCGTCCGCGACGCCATCCTCTACTGCAAGAAGTCCAGC GGACAAGATGCATAG
- the LOC120689406 gene encoding uncharacterized protein LOC120689406, with protein sequence METLEPEESIDSHEETMNSQNLQDKESVNLQEGTMNSQNQQDNLGRPPRCAPHAISELGILLSETAREFVKSAGFHNMLREFPSKIPKLTFVMWLMDRVQFDESGNIALTLKEGMTRTLTKEDVYLILGIGKTPGERTDLPSGNQEYPAILKKLHEILSYASRKLAEKGAKKSRKAANKSRVLFTKQCIKEVLQNAGDDEIKKHFDDEMAAKLFCFVVLDKLLISPGFSTVPKSLLDAVLNLDELKKVDWSTLVFNKLKESIVDWKTGSRNLTGCIYLLIVFFLDNIKNELHQDPKPFLIPRLSRTEEQT encoded by the exons ATGGAGACTTTGGAACCGGAAGAAAGCATAGATTCGCATGAAGAAACCATGAATTCACAGAATCTGCAAGACAAAGAAAGCGTGAATTTGCAAGAAGGAACCATGAATTCACAGAATCAGCAAGACAATCTGGGAAGGCCACCGCGTTGCGCACCACATGCAATCTCTGAATTAGGCATACTTCTGTCAGAAACTGCAAGGGAATTTGTCAAAAGTGCTGGGTTTCATAATATGCTGAGGGAATTTCCATCGAAGATTCCAAAATTAACATTTGTTATGTGGCTTATGGACAGAGTCCAATTTGATGAGAGTGGTAACATTGCACTGACCCTAAAAGAGGGAATGACACGAACCCTAACAAAGGAAGATGTATATCTTATTCTTGGAATTGGCAAGACGCCTGGTGAAAGAACTGATCTTCCATCAGGGAATCAAGAATACCCAGCTATACTAAAAAAACTGCATGAGATTTTGAGTTATGCTAGTAGGAAGCTGGCAGAGAAGGGCGCCAAGAAATCAAGAAAGGCCGCCAACAAATCAAGAGTTTTATTCACCAAACAGTGTATTAAGGAGGTGCTTCAGAATGCAGGCGACGATGAAATCAAAAAACACTTTGACGATGAAATGGCTGCCAAGTTATTTTGCTTTGTAGTGTTAGACAAGTTGCTGATTTCACCGGGCTTCAGTACTGTACCTAAATCCCTTTTAGATGCCGTCCTAAatcttgatgagttgaagaaagTGGACTGGTCCACTTTAGTCTTCAACAAACTGAAGGAAAGCATTGTTGACTGGAAAACGGGCAGTAGGAATCTCACGGGTTGTATTTACCTGCTGATA GTGTTTTTTTTGGACAACATCAAGAATGAATTGCACCAGGATCCCAAGCCCTTTCTGATCCCAAGACTCAGTCGAACGGAGGAACAGACTTGA
- the LOC120693405 gene encoding uncharacterized protein LOC120693405 isoform X1 → MEVASLQHLGDSFSCGWLKRGAPAPSFESLVGADLGNSFGSSRSFIDMDPAELFSMRWTTKTTATESDFEFGLPGGGGGGGSSDPPSPVLISASQVIRNGRLLPSEPAVADLPNSAPRSPSPSSPLYRSAQSTPASSGRSGVAGSKNAAARPPPLFAAGRRGRASSSSWKILVQYLRFLMPLHRKVRALRRFSAPRPRVAPASPARASTSPSSMEWCHGNADTAVRDAILYCKKSSFQGQDA, encoded by the exons ATGGAGGTCGCCTCGCTGCAGCACCTCGGCGACAGCTTTTCCTGCGGGTGGCTCaagcgcggcgcgccggcgccgtcgttcGAGAGCCTCGTTGGCGCCGACCTCGGCAATTCCTTCGGCAGCTCCAGGTCCTTCATCGACATGGACCCCGCCGAGCTCTTCTCCATGCGGTGGACCACGAAGACCACGGCGACGGAGAGCGACTTCGAGTTCGGcttgcccggcggcggcggcggcggcgggagcagtgACCCGCCGTCCCCGGTGCTGATCAGCGCCAGCCAGGTCATCCGCaacggccgcctcctccccagCGAGCCCGCGGTCGCTGACCTTCCCAACAGCGCGCCGCGGTCGCCGTCGCCCTCGTCGCCGCTGTACCGCTCGGCCCAGAGCACGCCGGCCTccagcgggcggagcggcgtcgccggcagcaagaacgccgccgccaggccgccCCCGCTCTTCGCCGCCGGGAGGCGCGGgcgggcgtcgtcgtcgtcgtggaaGATACTGGTGCAGTACCTCCGGTTCCTCATGCCGCTGCACCGGAAGGTCAGGGCGCTGCGGCGGTTCTCGGCGCCGAGGCCCAGGgtcgcgccggcgagccccgcgcgcGCGTCCACGTCCCCGTCGAGCATGGAGTGGTGCCACGGCAATGCCGACACGGCCGTCCGCGACGCCATCCTCTACTGCAAGAAGTCCAGC TTTCAGGGACAAGATGCATAG